A genomic window from Balaenoptera acutorostrata chromosome 20, mBalAcu1.1, whole genome shotgun sequence includes:
- the SCIMP gene encoding SLP adapter and CSK-interacting membrane protein codes for MAMDWWRDNFWIILAVAIIFVSVGLSIFLFCVCRHLFRQGKKWEITKPLKQKQRDEETMYENVTNQLSVQLPPLPPRGVLSPEVASPQETPSWPPAAYSSVNKVRNKKTMAVPSYIEPEDDYDDVDNPAHMENHHLETTVSSF; via the exons ATGGCAATGGATTGGTGGAGGGACAATTTCTGGATCATCTTGGCTGTGGCCATCATCTTTGTCTCCGTGGGCCTGAGCATCTTCCTGTTCTGTGTCTGTAGGCATCTGTTTAGACAAG GCAAGAAATGGGAAATCACCAAGCCCTTGAAACAAAAGCAGAGAGATGAAGAAACAATGTATGA gAATGTTACCAATCAACTCTCAGTTCAGttaccccctctgccacccagggGTGTGCTTTCTCCAGAAGTTGCCT CCCCACAGGAAACCCCAAGTTGGCCACCAGCTGCATACTCATCAgtaaataaagttagaaataagAAGACAATGGCCGTCCCAAGCTATATTGAGCCTGAAGATGACTATGATGATGTTGATAACCCTGCACATATGGAAAACCATCATCTTGAAACAACCGTTTCTTCTTTTTGA